A region of Myxococcus stipitatus DSM 14675 DNA encodes the following proteins:
- a CDS encoding serine/threonine-protein kinase, translating into MGDNTPRNSRASPSPMIRPLDGDLSIDTVLRNTYKVVSILGRGGMGSVYLAQHLRLPGKQVAVKVLRGGDHLTAEIFARFRREAEIASRLGHPNIVEVLDYDTLEDGTPFLVLEFLRGESLQSRVERGRLPLTDVYSFARQMGSALQAAHGAGIVHRDLKPANVFLVPTDSGGVVGERLKLLDFGISKVLDSGTVQTQEATLIGTPQYMSPEQAQGRNREIDARTDIFAMGCIVYEMMTGTPAFGGGGIAQMIFRVVYEPPAPLAPLCPEAPPHAIAAVDKALSKRAEERYPDVASFVEALTGSPLLTLSSTTGSHATTPRPTGSPSGVALPSEGPPSLSNTLAPSSVRQGPDTGRMGFEATLAPGTGRMGQVDPVAPSGAFAAGNTGRMGVAQAMGTEPVVPPVAQFDPVQLEPTLTSQPVPRLAPAQLDPPGLEPTFMSQPSPGLAAPTPASPTPPQPSLHVASTPPAQVVPATKGRAPVAALAIVGLVVIGGAGWWMTRQGPTQQPPHDPVPTHPQGSTGTPAANSQNQGTTPPPPAVTGTTAPPTVTGTTAQPTGTQVVTAPQTGTTPPEVTPPANPTGIEPKPQPPSTRPSTRPEAPEKLSDEVRQLLTDAERALSGGDTAEAIRLARSSQRREPKVIPQASYSLLTRAFCRQGDLSNAKAQWPKVSRAEQSRVRKYCKQHDIEL; encoded by the coding sequence ATGGGGGACAACACCCCCAGGAATTCCCGTGCGAGCCCCAGCCCCATGATCCGACCGTTAGACGGCGACCTGTCCATCGATACGGTCCTTCGCAACACCTACAAGGTCGTCTCCATCCTGGGGCGCGGCGGCATGGGCTCTGTGTACCTGGCCCAACACCTGCGGCTGCCCGGCAAACAAGTCGCGGTGAAGGTGCTGCGCGGGGGCGACCACCTGACGGCGGAGATCTTCGCCCGCTTCCGCCGGGAGGCGGAGATTGCCTCCCGGTTGGGCCACCCCAACATCGTCGAGGTGCTCGACTACGACACCCTGGAGGACGGCACCCCGTTCCTGGTGCTGGAGTTCCTGCGCGGCGAGAGCCTCCAGTCCCGCGTGGAGCGAGGCCGGCTGCCCCTCACCGACGTGTACTCCTTCGCGCGGCAGATGGGCTCCGCGCTGCAGGCCGCGCACGGCGCGGGCATCGTCCACCGGGACCTCAAGCCGGCCAACGTCTTCCTCGTCCCCACCGACTCCGGCGGCGTGGTGGGGGAGCGGCTCAAGCTGCTCGACTTCGGCATCTCCAAGGTCCTCGACTCCGGGACGGTGCAGACGCAGGAGGCGACGCTCATCGGCACGCCGCAGTACATGTCCCCCGAGCAGGCCCAGGGCCGCAACCGGGAGATTGACGCCCGCACGGACATCTTCGCGATGGGCTGCATCGTCTACGAGATGATGACGGGCACCCCCGCCTTCGGTGGCGGCGGCATCGCGCAGATGATCTTCCGCGTCGTCTACGAGCCCCCCGCGCCGCTCGCCCCGCTGTGTCCGGAGGCTCCGCCGCACGCCATCGCCGCGGTGGACAAGGCCCTCTCCAAGCGCGCGGAGGAGCGCTACCCGGACGTGGCCTCCTTCGTGGAAGCGCTGACGGGCAGCCCGCTGCTCACGCTCAGCTCCACCACCGGCTCCCACGCCACGACGCCGCGCCCCACGGGCTCGCCCTCCGGCGTGGCCCTGCCCTCCGAGGGCCCGCCCTCCCTGTCCAACACCCTGGCCCCCAGCAGCGTCCGCCAGGGCCCGGACACGGGGCGCATGGGCTTCGAGGCCACGCTCGCTCCAGGCACCGGCCGCATGGGACAGGTGGACCCCGTCGCGCCCTCCGGTGCGTTCGCCGCGGGCAACACGGGACGGATGGGCGTGGCGCAGGCGATGGGCACGGAGCCCGTCGTTCCGCCCGTGGCCCAGTTCGACCCCGTGCAGTTGGAGCCCACGCTCACGTCCCAGCCCGTGCCTCGGCTGGCCCCGGCGCAGCTGGACCCTCCGGGGCTCGAGCCCACGTTCATGTCGCAGCCCTCGCCCGGCCTCGCGGCGCCCACGCCCGCGTCCCCCACGCCGCCACAGCCGAGCCTCCACGTGGCCTCCACGCCCCCGGCGCAGGTCGTGCCCGCGACGAAGGGCCGTGCGCCCGTGGCCGCGCTCGCCATCGTGGGCCTGGTCGTCATCGGCGGCGCGGGCTGGTGGATGACGCGCCAGGGACCGACGCAGCAGCCCCCCCACGACCCCGTCCCCACCCACCCCCAGGGCTCCACGGGGACCCCCGCCGCGAATTCTCAGAATCAGGGGACGACGCCGCCGCCGCCCGCGGTCACCGGAACCACGGCGCCGCCGACGGTCACCGGAACCACGGCGCAGCCCACGGGGACCCAGGTCGTCACGGCGCCCCAGACGGGCACCACGCCCCCGGAGGTCACGCCCCCGGCGAACCCGACCGGCATCGAGCCGAAGCCCCAGCCCCCCTCCACGCGTCCTTCCACCCGGCCCGAAGCTCCGGAAAAACTCTCTGACGAGGTCAGGCAACTTTTGACCGACGCCGAACGAGCTTTAAGTGGGGGAGACACCGCGGAGGCCATCCGTCTGGCACGCAGCAGCCAGCGGAGGGAACCCAAGGTCATCCCACAGGCGTCCTACTCGTTGCTCACCCGGGCATTCTGCCGTCAGGGGGACCTGAGCAACGCCAAGGCCCAGTGGCCCAAGGTCTCCCGGGCGGAGCAGTCCCGGGTCCGAAAGTATTGCAAGCAGCACGACATCGAGCTCTGA
- a CDS encoding nucleoside deaminase — translation MRPEETRFLHQAIEAARRARARGDHPFGAVLVDARGQVLLEGENTVVTQRDCTGHAESNLMRDATKRFSPEELAGTTMYASTEPCAMCAGAIFWGGVRRVVFALSSAQFGAMVGPGAGGLLMSSREVLERGSVPTQVEGPVELQEARDVHAGFWG, via the coding sequence ATGCGTCCCGAAGAGACTCGTTTCCTTCACCAAGCCATCGAAGCCGCGCGCCGCGCCCGGGCGCGAGGGGACCACCCCTTTGGCGCCGTGCTGGTGGATGCACGGGGACAGGTGCTGCTCGAGGGGGAGAACACCGTGGTGACCCAGCGCGACTGCACGGGCCACGCGGAGTCCAACCTGATGCGGGACGCGACGAAGCGCTTCTCTCCAGAGGAGCTCGCGGGCACGACGATGTACGCCAGCACGGAGCCGTGCGCGATGTGCGCGGGCGCCATCTTCTGGGGCGGCGTGCGGCGGGTGGTGTTCGCGCTGTCCTCCGCGCAGTTCGGGGCGATGGTGGGCCCGGGCGCGGGTGGGCTCCTCATGTCCAGCCGAGAGGTCCTGGAGCGAGGCAGCGTCCCCACGCAGGTGGAGGGCCCCGTGGAGCTCCAGGAGGCACGCGACGTCCACGCGGGCTTCTGGGGCTGA